ATGTCGTTCGAGGCCGGTAGATGAAGAACAAGCTCAGCGGAAGAGCAAACCGTCGGTGGCGGCGCGTGCCAGTCCCGGGTGGCTGAGGACGTCCGTGCTGTCCACGAATTGATCGACTGCGCCGACCGTCGGCAGGGAGCTGATGTCAGGGTCGTTGATGCGGGCGCTCAGCGCCGCGGTGAATCGTTCCGCATGCAGAACCTGGAATGGTCTGTTGTGGTAGGGCCGTGTGTCGGGGTCGACAGGGTCGGTCAGGCCGAGCTGGTTGTGTGTGGCCGCGACGGCCTCGTAGGCACGGGCCAGGTGGTGCTCGCGTGTGTGCCAGTCGGTGGCGGCAAGTGCCGCCGTGAGGACCGGGGTGAGGGCGGGCGCCTGGGGAGAGCGGGCGAAGGCGCTGCCGAGCCATTTGCTGTAGGGCGGGTAGCGGCGCTCCATGAGCAGGCAGAGCCGCATCAGCTCGCGGACCAGGCGGGCGGCGACGACAGCGGAGCCGAGTTCGTCACCCACTTCGCCGCAGCGGCCCACAAACGCCTCCTCCTGGGAGATGCGCTGCCACTGGCAGGCGAGTAGGTGGAGCCAGAAGTCGTGGGGGTACCAGTCGAGTTTGGCGCGGGCCGGTACGAGTTCACCGAGCCCATCGTGAAAGACGGCACCGGCAGTGGCCTCGGCGAGGAGCTGAGTCGGGGTGGCCAGCCAGTCCGCCAGGGTGATGTCGGTACGCGGGTCGAAGCCCAGGTGCGCAGTGAACCAAGCACCTGCGTCAGTGACTTCGACTCGGTGGTGGACCGGCCCGTCAGTTGCCTGCATGACCCGGATGTCTGCGTCGCCGGCAGATACGAAGTGCGTCGGGTACCCGCAGAAGGATTTCGGCAGGCGCTCGGAGAGCAGTGCCGAGATCCTCGCACCGTGGCGTGTGGCGTCCTGCGAGCGCAGGAAGATCTGCAGGCGGGGTCCCCATTCGTGGTCGGCGGAGCGAGCGGTGTCGAATCCGAGAACCTCCGAGCCGGCGCCGAGGCGGGCAGCGGAGTGCGTAACCCCCGGGGCGGCCTCGTCCAGCAAAGGCCGTACGGCTTCGAAGTAGAAATGGCGGGAGAGTTCCAGGCCAGGGATGAAGGACGACGTGGTCATGCTGGAGAGGATGCCGGATCGGGATTTGGTCGGTCGAAGGGTTTTCCCGTCTGCAGCTGATCGTGCGGTGGGGCAGCACCAGTTCGGTGCGCTGTCCACGGCCGGCCAGCGGCGGTGGCTGCCGCCACGAGGCGGAGGCCATCCTGACGCGTCGCTTCTCGCAGACAGGCGTAGAGGTGCGACCAACCCGTCGATTCCGGCCCGGTTCGTCCTGGTCCGGAACGCAGAAAAGCCCCGTGCCACAAGGGCACGGGGCTTAACTATCAAAAGGAGTTCGGCGGCGTCCTACTCTCCCACAGGGTCCCCCCTGCAGTACCATCGGCGCTGAAAGGCTTAGCTTCCGGGTTCGGAATGTAACCGGGCGTTTCCCTAACGCAATGACCACCGAAACACTATGAAATTAACCAACACCGGATAAAAACACGGCCGTTCGTTATTTCAGAACTAACACAGTGGACGCGAGCAACTGAGGACAAGCCCTCGGCCTATTAGTACCAGTCAGCTCCACCCGTTACCGGGCTTCCACATCTGGCCTATCAACCCAGTCGTCTACTGGGAGCCTTAACCCTTCAAGAGGGTGGGAATACTCATCTCGAAGCAGGCTTCCCGCTTAGATGCTTTCAGCGGTTATCCTTTCCGAACGTAGCCAACCAGCCATGCCCTTGGCAGGACAACTGGCACACCAGAGGTTCGTCCGTCCCGGTCCTCTCGTACTAGGGACAGCCCTTCTCAATATTCCTACGCGCACAGCGGATAGGGACCGAACTGTCTCACGACGTTCTAAACCCAGCTCGCGTACCGCTTTAATGGGCGAACAGCCCAACCCTTGGGACCGACTCCAGCCCCAGGATGCGACGAGCCGACATCGAGGTGCCAAACCATCCCGTCGATATGGACTCTTGGGGAAGATCAGCCTGTTATCCCCGGGGTACCTTTTATCCGTTGAGCGACAGCGCTTCCACAAGCCACTGCCGGATCACTAGTCCCGACTTTCGTCCCTGCTCGACCCGTCGGTCTCACAGTCAAGCTCCCTTGTGCACTTACACTCAACACCTGATTGCCAACCAGGCTGAGGGAACCTTTGGGCGCCTCCGTTACTCTTTAGGAGGCAACCGCCCCAGTTAAACTACCCATCAGACACTGTCCCTGATCCGGATCACGGACCCAGGTTAGACATCCAGCACGACCAGAGTGGTATTTCAACGACGACTCCACAACCACTGGCGTGGCCGCTTCAAAGTCTCCCACCTATCCTACACAAGCCGAACCGAACACCAATATCAAACTATAGTAAAGGTCCCGGGGTCTTTCCGTCCTGCTGCGCGAAACGAGCATCTTTACTCGTAGTGCAATTTCACCGGGCCTATGGTTGAGACAGTCGAGAAGTCGTTACGCCATTCGTGCAGGTCGGAACTTACCCGACAAGGAATTTCGCTACCTTAGGATGGTTATAGTTACCACCGCCGTTTACTGGCGCTTAAGTTCTCAGCTTCGCCGACCCGAAAGTCAGCTAACCGGTCCCCTTAACGTTCCAGCACCGGGCAGGCGTCAGTCCGTATACATCGCCTTACGGCTTCGCACGGACCTGTGTTTTTAGTAAACAGTCGCTTCTCGCTGGTCTCTGCGGCCACCCCCAGCTCACCGAGTAAATCGGATCACCAGTGATGGCCCCCCTTCTCCCGAAGTTACGGGGGCATTTTGCCGAGTTCCTTAACCATAGTTCACCCGAACGCCTCGGTATTCTCTACCTGACCACCTGAGTCGGTTTAGGGTACGGGCCGCCATGAAACTCGCTAGAGGCTTTTCTCGACAGCATAGGATCATCCACTTCACCACAATCGGCTCGGCATCAGGTCTCAGCCTTAATGTGTGACGGATTTACCTACCACACGGCCTACACCCTTACCCCGGGACTACCACCGCCCGGGCTGGACTACCTTCCTGCGTCACCCCATCGCTTACCTAGTACAAGTCTGGTTCGTCGGCTCCACCACTACCCTCAACTCCGAAGAGATCGGGCCGGCTTCACGGACTTAGCATCGCCTGATTCAGTATTGGGCGTTTCAAAGCGGGTACCGGAATATCAACCGGTTGTCCATCGACTACGCCTGTCGGCCTCGCCTTAGGTCCCGACTTACCCTGGGCAGATCAGCTTGACCCAGGAACCCTTAGTCAATCGGCGCACACGTTTCTCACGTGTGTATCGCTACTCATGCCTGCATTCTCACTCGTGAACCGTCCACAACTCGCTTCCGCGGCTGCTTCACCCGGCACACGACGCTCCCCTACCCATCCACACAGGCGTTGGCCCTATATGTGTGAATGACACGACTTCGGCGGTACGCTTGAGCCCCGCTACATTGTCGGCGCGGAATCACTTGACCAGTGAGCTATTACGCACTCTTTCAAGGGTGGCTGCTTCTAAGCCAACCTCCTGGTTGTCTCTGCGACTCCACATCCTTTCCCACTTAGCGTACGCTTAGGGGCCTTAGTCGATGCTCTGGGCTGTTTCCCTCTCGACCATGGAGCTTATCCCCCACAGTCTCACTGCCGTGCTCTCACTTACCGGCATTCGGAGTTTGGCTAAGGTCAGTAACCCGGTAGGGCCCATCGCCTATCCAGTGCTCTACCTCCGGCAAGAAACACACGACGCTGCACCTAAATGCATTTCGGGGAGAACCAGCTATCACGGAGTTTGATTGGCCTTTCACCCCTAACCACAGGTCATCCCCCAGGTTTTCAACCCTGGTGGGTTCGGTCCTCCACGAAGTCTTACCTCCGCTTCAACCTGCCCATGGCTAGATCACTCCGCTTCGGGTCTTGAGCGCGCTACTAAATCGCCCTATTCGGACTCGCTTTCGCTACGGCTTCCCCACACGGGTTAACCTCGCAACACACCGCAAACTCGCAGGCTCATTCTTCAAAAGGCACGCAGTCACGACGCACCGAGCAAGCTCGATGCGCGACGCTCCCACGGCTTGTAGGCACACGGTTTCAGGTACTATTTCACTCCGCTCCCGCGGTACTTTTCACCATTCCCTCACGGTACTATCCGCTATCGGTCACTAGGGAATATTTAGGCTTAACGGGTGGTCCCGCCAGATTCACACGGGATTTCTCGGGCCCCGTGCTACTTGGGTGTCTCTTAAACGAGCCGTTGATGTTTCAGCTACGGGGGTCTTACCCTCTACGCCGGACCTTTCGCATGTCCTTCGCCTACATCAACGGTTTCTGACTCGTCTCACGGCCGGCAGACCATGAAAAAGAGATCCCACAACCCCGCATGCGCAACCCCTGCCGGGTATCACACGCATACGGTTTGGCCTGATCCAGTTTCGCTCGCCACTACTCCCGGAATCACGGTTGTTTTCTCTTCCTGAGGGTACTGAGATGTTTCACTTCCCCTCGTTCCCTCCACACTGCCTATGTGTTCAGCAGTGGGTGACAGCCCATGACGACTGCCGGGTTTCCCCATTCGGAAACCCCCGGATCAAAGCTTGGTTGACAGCTCCCCGGGGACTATCGTGGCCTCCCACGTCCTTCATCGGTTCCTAGTGCCAAGGCATCCACCGTGCGCCCTTAAAAACTTGGCCACAGATGCTCGCGTCCACTGTGCAGTTCTCAAACAACGACCAGCCACCCATCACCCCGTTCCGAAGAACGAGTGCACTGGGGCCGGCAACCGAAGGACGACCATTACGGCCGTACCTTCAGATACCCAACAGCGTGCCCGACCCGACCGATCACCCTCACATTCCACGCCGAAGCAGTACTAGTGAGAACAACCTGTCGTGCCGAATAGTCAACGTTCCACCCATGAGCTAACCACCGCCGAACATTTGCCGGCGTAGTGGCTCTGGATTCCTTACGGAATCTAGATGCTCCTTAGAAAGGAGGTGATCCAGCCGCACCTTCCGGTACGGCTACCTTGTTACGACTTCGTCCCAATCGCCAGTCCCACCTTCGACAGCTCCCTCCCACAAGGGGTTGGGCCACCGGCTTCGGGTGTTACCGACTTTCGTGACGTGACGGGCGGTGTGTACAAGGCCCGGGAACGTATTCACCGCAGCAATGCTGATCTGCGATTACTAGCAACTCCGACTTCATGGGGTCGAGTTGCAGACCCCAATCCGAACTGAGACCGGCTTTTTGAGATTCGCTCCGCCTCGCGGCATCGCAGCTCATTGTACCGGCCATTGTAGCACGTGTGCAGCCCAAGACATAAGGGGCATGATGACTTGACGTCGTCCCCACCTTCCTCCGAGTTGACCCCGGCAGTCTCCTGTGAGTCCCCATCACCCCGAAGGGCATGCTGGCAACACAGAACAAGGGTTGCGCTCGTTGCGGGACTTAACCCAACATCTCACGACACGAGCTGACGACAGCCATGCACCACCTGTATACCGACCACAAGGGGGCACCATCTCTGATGCTTTCCGGTATATGTCAAGCCTTGGTAAGGTTCTTCGCGTTGCGTCGAATTAAGCCACATGCTCCGCTGCTTGTGCGGGCCCCCGTCAATTCCTTTGAGTTTTAGCCTTGCGGCCGTACTCCCCAGGCGGGGAACTTAATGCGTTAGCTGCGGCACCGACGACGTGGAATGTCGCCAACACCTAGTTCCCAACGTTTACGGCGTGGACTACCAGGGTATCTAATCCTGTTCGCTCCCCACGCTTTCGCTCCTCAGCGTCAGTAATGGCCCAGAGATCCGCCTTCGCCACCGGTGTTCCTCCTGATATCTGCGCATTTCACCGCTACACCAGGAATTCCGATCTCCCCTACCACACTCTAGCCTGCCCGTATCGACTGCAGACCCGGGGTTAAGCCCCGGGCTTTCACAACCGACGCAACAAGCCGCCTACGAGCTCTTTACGCCCAATAATTCCGGACAACGCTTGCGCCCTACGTATTACCGCGGCTGCTGGCACGTAGTTAGCCGGCGCTTCTTCTGCAGGTACCGTCACTTTCGCTTCTTCCCTGCTGAAAGAGGTTTACAACCCGAAGGCCGTCATCCCTCACGCGGCGTCGCTGCATCAGGCTTTCGCCCATTGTGCAATATTCCCCACTGCTGCCTCCCGTAGGAGTCTGGGCCGTGTCTCAGTCCCAGTGTGGCCGGTCGCCCTCTCAGGCCGGCTACCCGTCGTCGCCTTGGTAGGCCATTACCCCACCAACTAGCTGATAGGCCGCGGGCTCATCCTTCACCGCCGGAGCTTTTAACCTTCCCCCATGAGAGGGAAAGTGTTATCCGGTATTAGACCCCGTTTCCAGGGCTTGTCCCAGAGTGAAGGGCAGATTGCCCACGTGTTACTCACCCGTTCGCCACTAATCCACCCCGAAGGGCTTCATCGTTCGACTTGCATGTGTTAAGCACGCCGCCAGCGTTCGTCCTGAGCCAGGATCAAACTCTCCGTGAATGTTTTCCCGTAATCGGGTAGACACCACGAGAGCGGAACGACCATGTCGGAATATGACCGGTCGTCCACTGAATCCTCGCTGTGTGCATTGCCTACCAGGCCAGAGGCCTGTTAGGACTTTCAAAGGAACCTCGAACCTGCCGAAGCAGGTCGGGGTATCAACATATCTGGCGTTGACTTTTGGCACGCTGTTGAGTTCTCAAGGAACGGACGCTTCCTTTGTACTCACCCTCAGAACATTTTCTGGGGCTTTCCTCCGGGCGCTTCCCTTCGGTCTTGCGTTTCCGACTCTATCAGACTCTTTCGTGTCCGATTCCCCGTCAGCGGGGTTTGTCTTCCCGGCTGTTGGGCCGTTCCGACGTCCAAACTCTAGCGAATTTTCCCGGCGACTCATAATCGAGTCTTCGTTCTCTATTTCGGCATGCCGAAATAGATCCCGAGTGGGAGTTCGTACTGAGTGTTGGTTGCCGCATTCGCGGCGGATCGGTTGTCGTGGAACCGTTCCGGCTCCGTGACAACTCGAAGAACCTTACGGATCCCGGCGGGGCGTGTCAACCCCTCCCCTGCGGCCCCCGCAGGGGTCGCGCCGGGCGGTCTCAGCCCAGGTCGGTGAGCCGGCCGCCGGCGTCCGGCTGGGCGTGCTCGACGCGGCGCAGGAGGCGGATCAGCATCTCGCCGAGGACGCCTCGCTCATCGCCCGAGAGGTCCTGGAGCAGGTCCTCCTCGAAGTGCGAGGCCATCCGCATCGCCTCCAGCCACTTCGTACGGCCCTCGTCCGTCAGCTCGACGATGACGCGCACCCGGTTGTTCTCGTCGCGGTCGCGGGTCACGAGGCCCTCGCCCGCCATGCGGTCGATGCGGTGTGTCATCGCGGCCGGGGTGAGCCCGAGACGCTTGGCGAGCTCCCCGGGGCCCAGTCGGTAAGGGGCACCGGACAGGACGAGGGTCTTGAGGACCTCCCACTCGGCATTGCTGATGCCGAGGGCGGCGACCTGCCGTCCGTACGCCACGTTCATCCGGCGGTTCAGCCGGCCGAGGGCCGAGACGACCTGCTCGACCTGCGGGTCCAGGTCGTGGAACTCGCGCTGATAGGCGGCGATCTGCTCGTCGAGGCTCGGCTCCTGGAGCTCGGGCTCGGTGGTGTCAGGCATGGCGCGCAGTATGGCACGCCCTCCATAGCTGTCGAAGTCCTTCGATCTGTATTGTTGAACCTCTAACTTTAGTGCTAAAGTCTTCGGGTTCGAGTCGTTCGATGACGTGGTTTCGAGACCTTG
This genomic interval from Streptomyces sp. NBC_00464 contains the following:
- a CDS encoding DUF4037 domain-containing protein; its protein translation is MTTSSFIPGLELSRHFYFEAVRPLLDEAAPGVTHSAARLGAGSEVLGFDTARSADHEWGPRLQIFLRSQDATRHGARISALLSERLPKSFCGYPTHFVSAGDADIRVMQATDGPVHHRVEVTDAGAWFTAHLGFDPRTDITLADWLATPTQLLAEATAGAVFHDGLGELVPARAKLDWYPHDFWLHLLACQWQRISQEEAFVGRCGEVGDELGSAVVAARLVRELMRLCLLMERRYPPYSKWLGSAFARSPQAPALTPVLTAALAATDWHTREHHLARAYEAVAATHNQLGLTDPVDPDTRPYHNRPFQVLHAERFTAALSARINDPDISSLPTVGAVDQFVDSTDVLSHPGLARAATDGLLFR
- a CDS encoding MarR family winged helix-turn-helix transcriptional regulator, translating into MPDTTEPELQEPSLDEQIAAYQREFHDLDPQVEQVVSALGRLNRRMNVAYGRQVAALGISNAEWEVLKTLVLSGAPYRLGPGELAKRLGLTPAAMTHRIDRMAGEGLVTRDRDENNRVRVIVELTDEGRTKWLEAMRMASHFEEDLLQDLSGDERGVLGEMLIRLLRRVEHAQPDAGGRLTDLG